The following are encoded together in the Nitrospiria bacterium genome:
- a CDS encoding DEAD/DEAH box helicase: protein MSPPSFHPLISKWFAQRFAVPTEAQRLGWPSIVEGRDTLIAAPTGSGKTLAAFLASLDRLIRVGISGGLTDRTHVVY from the coding sequence ATGTCTCCCCCATCGTTTCATCCGCTTATCTCCAAATGGTTTGCGCAGCGGTTTGCGGTTCCGACCGAGGCGCAGCGTCTAGGCTGGCCTTCGATCGTGGAAGGCCGCGACACGCTGATCGCCGCTCCCACCGGCTCGGGTAAAACGCTGGCCGCCTTTCTGGCAAGCCTCGACCGGCTGATCCGGGTCGGAATCTCGGGAGGTCTCACCGACCGGACCCATGTTGTCTAT
- a CDS encoding ATP-dependent DNA ligase, which translates to MQLVHLVDRVTRVQSATKKNEKIALLADFLKQTRGRETELAALYLCGRLTQGKIGVGWSTIESATVGAPQAESSLTLAEVDQVMSQIASDQGPGSSDRRIARLRSLFQRARIDERRFLSHLLMGELRQGALEGLLLEAIAKASGLPSSEVRRAMMFTGNIGTIARAALEEGSPALSRTGFRIFTPVAPMLADTAEDVGEALERLGDAAFEFKLDGARIQVHKEGDEVRIFTRRLQDVTERLPELVEWARTLLVREIVLDGEAIALRPDGRPHPFQVTMRRFGRIKNIEAMRREIPLAAFYFDCLYREGDGALFTLPYRRRFKILTETIPSERVIQSLMTKDRAEAERFLRRALEVGHEGTMAKALDAPYTAGQRGLNWLKLKPAKTLDLVILAAEWGSGRRKGWLSNLHLGARDPESGQFVMLGKTFKGLTDEMLKWQTEKLLSLEASRDDWAVYVRPELVVEVAFNEIQESSRYPAGLALRFARVKRFRPDKSGAEADTIQTVAEIFRRKRE; encoded by the coding sequence ATGCAACTGGTTCATTTAGTCGATCGGGTTACCCGGGTTCAATCCGCCACAAAGAAAAATGAGAAGATCGCGCTTCTGGCCGACTTCCTCAAGCAGACGCGGGGCCGAGAAACAGAATTGGCGGCCCTGTATCTCTGCGGCCGTCTTACGCAGGGAAAAATCGGCGTCGGTTGGAGCACGATCGAATCCGCAACGGTTGGGGCGCCCCAGGCGGAATCTTCGTTGACGTTGGCGGAGGTCGATCAGGTCATGAGTCAGATCGCCTCCGATCAGGGCCCCGGGTCGAGTGACCGTAGGATTGCGAGGCTGCGGTCGCTCTTCCAGCGGGCCCGTATCGACGAACGGCGCTTCCTTTCGCATCTTTTAATGGGCGAACTGAGACAGGGGGCGCTGGAAGGCCTTCTCCTGGAAGCGATCGCCAAAGCCTCCGGTCTTCCCTCTTCGGAAGTTCGGCGGGCGATGATGTTCACCGGCAATATAGGAACGATTGCCCGCGCCGCTTTGGAAGAGGGTTCACCCGCCCTGTCCCGCACGGGATTCCGGATCTTTACCCCGGTAGCCCCGATGCTGGCCGATACCGCGGAGGATGTCGGCGAGGCCTTGGAGCGGCTGGGCGACGCCGCCTTCGAATTCAAGCTGGACGGCGCACGAATCCAGGTTCACAAGGAAGGGGATGAAGTCCGGATTTTCACCCGGCGGCTTCAGGATGTTACAGAGCGTCTGCCCGAGCTGGTCGAATGGGCTCGGACCCTGCTCGTACGCGAGATCGTTCTGGATGGGGAGGCGATCGCGCTCCGGCCCGATGGGCGGCCTCACCCTTTTCAGGTCACGATGCGGCGGTTCGGACGGATCAAAAATATCGAGGCGATGCGGCGGGAGATTCCACTGGCCGCTTTTTACTTCGACTGTCTCTATCGTGAAGGCGACGGCGCGTTGTTTACCCTCCCCTATCGTCGGCGCTTTAAGATCCTGACCGAAACGATCCCAAGCGAGAGAGTCATCCAGAGTTTAATGACGAAAGACCGCGCGGAGGCTGAGCGATTTTTAAGGCGCGCGTTGGAAGTCGGGCATGAAGGGACGATGGCCAAGGCCCTGGACGCGCCCTATACCGCCGGTCAGCGGGGGCTTAATTGGTTGAAGCTCAAGCCGGCCAAGACCCTGGATCTGGTGATCCTCGCGGCGGAGTGGGGGAGCGGCCGCCGCAAGGGTTGGCTTTCGAATTTGCATCTCGGAGCCAGGGACCCCGAAAGCGGTCAATTTGTCATGCTGGGAAAGACCTTCAAGGGACTCACGGACGAGATGCTGAAGTGGCAAACCGAAAAGCTTCTGTCGTTGGAGGCAAGTCGGGATGACTGGGCGGTCTATGTTCGCCCGGAGCTGGTGGTCGAGGTCGCCTTCAACGAAATCCAGGAATCGTCCCGCTATCCGGCCGGCCTGGCGCTCCGGTTTGCCCGGGTAAAACGTTTTCGGCCGGACAAATCGGGCGCCGAGGCCGACACGATCCAGACCGTCGCCGAGATTTTTAGGAGGAAACGGGAGTAA
- a CDS encoding efflux RND transporter periplasmic adaptor subunit, with protein METQIMDLSQLKIDRKDFGERPGPRRKGGKTVWIAITAVLVIASVILYRFLAVTPATVEVTTVAAMDPGLPTPILNATGYAVAQRRAAVASKGTGRLVELNVREGDRVKKGEVIGRLESADMAAALARARANGTVAEAALDEAKAELNEATLAYERKKKLITDGMISQADLEVAEGRYHRAEASVGSAEAGIKAAEAAVRSAEVDLENTIIRAPFDGTVLTKNADVGEVVAPFGSAASAKAAVVTMADMDSIQIEADVSESNLEKVRTGQRCEITLDAYPDTTYEGVVEAIVPTVDRAKATVLAKIRFVNRDDRVLPEMSSRVAFLSEPSGRADQKPLIAIPTAAVITRGERRIVFVVRGERAEEKTVEPGGPIGSRIEIKSGLRPGERVVTNPPEGLRNGDRIRIKTP; from the coding sequence ATGGAAACCCAAATCATGGATCTCTCCCAGCTAAAGATCGACCGGAAGGATTTCGGAGAACGGCCGGGTCCCCGGAGGAAGGGGGGGAAGACCGTATGGATTGCGATCACGGCCGTTCTGGTCATCGCATCAGTCATCCTATACCGTTTTCTTGCCGTCACGCCCGCGACAGTCGAGGTAACGACTGTTGCGGCCATGGATCCGGGCCTTCCGACCCCTATACTGAACGCCACGGGTTATGCCGTCGCCCAGCGGCGCGCGGCCGTCGCATCCAAAGGAACAGGTCGTCTGGTGGAATTGAATGTGCGGGAGGGCGACCGTGTTAAAAAAGGCGAGGTGATCGGCCGGCTGGAGAGCGCCGACATGGCCGCGGCGCTCGCCCGGGCCCGGGCGAACGGAACGGTGGCCGAGGCCGCGCTGGACGAGGCCAAGGCCGAATTGAACGAAGCGACCCTGGCTTACGAACGGAAAAAGAAGCTGATCACAGACGGGATGATCTCCCAGGCCGATCTGGAAGTGGCCGAGGGCCGTTATCACCGCGCCGAAGCCTCCGTCGGCTCGGCCGAGGCCGGCATCAAGGCGGCCGAGGCGGCTGTGCGGTCGGCCGAGGTGGATCTGGAAAACACGATTATCCGTGCGCCCTTCGACGGAACGGTCCTGACCAAGAACGCCGACGTGGGCGAGGTGGTCGCCCCGTTCGGCTCGGCCGCATCGGCCAAGGCGGCCGTCGTCACGATGGCCGATATGGACTCCATCCAGATCGAGGCGGACGTCTCGGAATCGAACCTCGAGAAAGTCCGCACGGGTCAACGGTGCGAAATCACGCTGGACGCCTACCCGGACACAACGTACGAGGGGGTGGTCGAGGCGATCGTGCCCACAGTCGACCGGGCCAAGGCCACCGTCCTGGCCAAGATACGGTTCGTGAATCGGGACGATCGCGTGCTGCCCGAGATGAGCTCGCGGGTCGCCTTTCTTTCCGAGCCGTCCGGCCGCGCGGATCAAAAACCTCTTATCGCGATTCCGACGGCGGCCGTTATTACGCGCGGCGAACGAAGGATTGTTTTTGTCGTCCGGGGCGAGCGGGCCGAAGAAAAAACGGTCGAGCCTGGGGGACCGATCGGAAGCCGGATCGAGATCAAAAGCGGCCTCCGGCCCGGCGAGCGCGTCGTGACGAATCCGCCCGAAGGGCTGCGCAACGGGGACCGAATACGGATCAAAACCCCCTAA
- a CDS encoding ABC transporter ATP-binding protein: MAEPLIEIKGISKSYRRDSLAIPVLENISLTVGAGEFLALMGPSGSGKTTLLNLIAGIDRPDRGSIRIGGIEIGSLGESDLARWRSRHIGFIFQLYNLIPVLTAVENVELPLLLTPLSKRERREHAELALNVVGLSDRMRHYPRQLSGGQEQRVGIARAIVTDPTLLVADEPTGDLDKASAAEVLDLLGRLNTGFSKTIVMVTHDPRAAEGARTVRHLDKGILV, from the coding sequence GTGGCCGAACCCCTCATCGAGATCAAGGGAATCTCAAAATCCTACCGTCGCGATAGTCTCGCGATTCCCGTCCTTGAGAATATCTCGCTGACGGTGGGTGCGGGGGAATTTCTCGCGCTCATGGGCCCCTCCGGCTCCGGCAAGACCACGCTTCTGAACCTGATCGCCGGCATCGACCGCCCCGACCGCGGATCCATCCGGATCGGCGGGATAGAAATCGGCTCGTTGGGCGAGTCCGACCTGGCCCGGTGGCGGTCCCGCCATATCGGGTTCATCTTCCAGCTCTATAATCTGATCCCGGTGCTTACGGCCGTCGAGAATGTGGAGCTGCCCCTGCTTCTGACCCCGCTCTCAAAGCGGGAGCGACGGGAGCATGCCGAGCTCGCTCTGAACGTGGTCGGGCTTTCGGACCGGATGCGTCACTATCCCCGGCAGCTCTCCGGCGGGCAGGAACAGCGGGTCGGCATCGCCCGCGCGATCGTGACCGACCCCACGCTGCTGGTGGCCGATGAACCGACGGGCGACCTGGACAAGGCCTCGGCCGCTGAAGTCCTGGATCTTCTCGGGCGGCTGAACACCGGCTTCTCAAAAACGATCGTGATGGTCACGCACGATCCTCGGGCGGCCGAGGGGGCCCGGACCGTTCGCCATCTGGACAAGGGAATATTGGTCTAG
- a CDS encoding FtsX-like permease family protein, which translates to MRHKLRSLLTIVGIAIAILAFGMIRTVIAIWYSGIEASSPNRLIIRNSVSLIFPLPIAYREAILAVPGVSEVTYAQWFGGIYIDEKHSQFPQLAVDAATWFSVVPENRVSEAEMAAFLRERNAAIVGVQLVRRFGWKVGDVVRMRSMIFPGDWDFVIRGIYTGAKKTTDETSFFFHWRYLDEQVRRLQPWSAGNVGWYAVKIADPDRAASISEAIDRRFKNSLAETRTETEQAFVQGFISMSDTILIALRIVSIVIVGVILAVLSNTMAMTARERLSEYALLKTLGFRARHLVLLIAGESLLIALIGGAAGIALIGPTVDGFGAVMMRTVGAMFPVLGVSAATRTVSLLMALGVGLAAAIFPAWRAATLRIVTGLRRIG; encoded by the coding sequence ATGCGCCACAAGCTTCGGTCGCTCCTGACCATCGTCGGGATCGCGATCGCGATCCTGGCCTTCGGCATGATCCGGACCGTCATCGCGATATGGTATTCCGGCATCGAGGCCTCCTCCCCGAACCGCTTGATCATCCGGAATTCCGTATCGCTGATCTTTCCCCTCCCGATCGCCTACCGGGAGGCGATCCTTGCCGTCCCGGGGGTCTCCGAGGTTACGTACGCCCAATGGTTCGGGGGGATCTATATCGACGAGAAGCACTCCCAGTTTCCCCAATTGGCGGTAGACGCGGCCACCTGGTTCTCGGTCGTGCCTGAAAACCGGGTCTCGGAGGCTGAGATGGCCGCTTTCCTGAGGGAGCGGAACGCCGCCATTGTGGGGGTTCAACTGGTGCGGCGGTTCGGCTGGAAGGTCGGGGATGTCGTCCGGATGCGGAGCATGATCTTCCCGGGGGACTGGGACTTCGTGATCCGGGGAATCTATACCGGGGCGAAAAAAACGACGGATGAAACCTCCTTTTTTTTCCATTGGCGGTACCTTGACGAACAGGTGCGGCGACTGCAGCCCTGGAGCGCGGGAAATGTCGGGTGGTATGCGGTGAAGATCGCCGACCCCGATCGGGCGGCCTCCATCAGCGAGGCGATCGATCGCCGCTTTAAAAACTCGCTGGCCGAGACCCGCACCGAGACGGAACAGGCTTTCGTGCAGGGCTTCATCTCGATGAGCGACACGATCCTGATCGCCCTGCGGATCGTTTCGATCGTGATCGTCGGAGTGATCCTCGCGGTGCTGTCCAACACGATGGCGATGACGGCCCGCGAACGTCTTTCGGAATACGCGCTGCTCAAGACGCTCGGCTTCAGGGCGCGTCACCTTGTTCTGTTGATCGCGGGAGAGTCCCTCCTGATCGCGCTGATCGGGGGTGCCGCCGGAATTGCCCTGATCGGTCCGACGGTCGATGGGTTCGGCGCCGTGATGATGAGAACGGTGGGGGCGATGTTTCCGGTCCTCGGGGTCAGTGCGGCCACCCGAACGGTCAGTCTACTCATGGCCCTCGGCGTCGGCCTAGCCGCCGCGATCTTTCCGGCCTGGCGGGCGGCGACGTTGAGGATCGTGACCGGGCTTCGGCGAATCGGGTAA
- a CDS encoding ABC transporter permease, whose protein sequence is MTIPLSYSLRNLWTRRLTTVLTAGGIALVIFVFAAVLMLAYGLEKTLVATGSDDNAIVIRKGSQSEMMSLVDRAAVNVIRTQPEIAADPEGKPLAAAEAVVLISMPKRGTGQEAHVQTRGIAPESLAMRPQVKLAAGRLFRPGLSEVIVGAAAERRFEGIGLGRTIRFAMRDWTVVGLFEAEGSGFESEIWLDSQQLLQAFRRPVFSSVTVRLSGPSSFSSLKQRLEGDQRFNLEVKREKAFYADQSAMMAAFIRVLGLFVTVIFSLGAIIGAMITMYAAVANRTTEIGTLRALGFPRRSILLAFLIESLFLSLLGGSVGLVLASLLQNMTVSTTNFSTFSELAFRFALSPPIVMESIAFALIMGILGGFLPAVRAARQNILHSLRAV, encoded by the coding sequence ATCACCATTCCCCTCAGCTACAGCCTTCGAAACCTCTGGACCCGGCGGCTGACCACCGTTCTGACGGCCGGAGGGATTGCGCTGGTGATTTTCGTCTTCGCGGCCGTCCTGATGCTGGCCTACGGCCTCGAAAAGACGCTGGTGGCGACCGGGTCCGACGACAACGCGATCGTGATTCGAAAAGGATCCCAGTCCGAGATGATGAGCCTCGTCGACCGCGCGGCGGTGAACGTCATTCGAACCCAACCCGAGATCGCGGCGGACCCCGAAGGAAAGCCGCTCGCCGCCGCCGAGGCGGTTGTCCTGATCAGCATGCCGAAGCGCGGAACGGGGCAGGAGGCCCATGTTCAGACCCGGGGCATCGCCCCCGAATCGTTGGCGATGCGGCCGCAAGTTAAACTTGCGGCCGGTCGTCTCTTCCGTCCGGGACTGTCGGAAGTCATCGTCGGCGCGGCGGCCGAGCGGCGCTTCGAGGGAATCGGCCTGGGCCGGACGATCCGGTTCGCCATGCGGGACTGGACGGTCGTCGGCCTCTTCGAGGCGGAGGGATCCGGCTTCGAGTCCGAGATCTGGCTGGACTCGCAACAGTTGCTTCAGGCTTTTCGACGTCCGGTCTTCTCCTCCGTGACCGTACGGCTTTCCGGCCCATCGTCTTTTTCCTCGCTGAAACAGCGGCTGGAGGGGGATCAGCGGTTCAATCTGGAGGTGAAACGGGAAAAGGCGTTTTATGCCGACCAGTCGGCGATGATGGCGGCCTTCATCCGGGTCCTGGGCCTCTTCGTCACGGTGATCTTCAGCCTCGGGGCGATAATCGGGGCGATGATCACGATGTACGCCGCGGTGGCGAACCGCACGACCGAGATCGGAACACTCCGCGCGCTGGGATTTCCCCGGCGCAGCATCCTGCTCGCCTTTCTGATCGAATCGCTTTTTCTCTCTCTCCTGGGAGGAAGCGTGGGTCTCGTCCTCGCCTCGCTCCTGCAGAACATGACCGTTTCCACCACCAACTTCTCCACCTTCTCCGAACTGGCCTTCCGCTTTGCCCTCTCCCCGCCCATTGTGATGGAGTCGATCGCCTTTGCGCTCATCATGGGAATCCTGGGCGGCTTCCTCCCCGCGGTGCGCGCCGCCCGCCAGAACATCCTCCATTCGCTTCGCGCCGTTTAA
- a CDS encoding glycosyltransferase family 2 protein: protein MENKSFNAAEPPVYSLVIPIYNEEANLPLLVPSLPPVMEKLREPFEIILVDDGSTDGSYQRMVRLSETYPQLVLIKFRSRRGQTAAFDAGFRLARGKVVITMDGDLQYDPADILKMIPCLESADVVCGWREQRADTLVRRASSVIANAIRNWLSQEQILDVGCSLRVFKRESLKSLKLYNGMHRFLPTLLKLDGFKVVEVPVQHFPRRYGKSKYNIRNRAIRSFVDLLAVRWMKHRWLSYEIEEVRQCGGTSGSP from the coding sequence ATGGAAAATAAATCCTTTAACGCCGCAGAGCCTCCGGTATACTCTCTTGTGATTCCGATTTATAACGAAGAGGCGAACCTTCCTTTGCTGGTTCCCAGCCTCCCGCCTGTCATGGAAAAGCTGCGGGAGCCTTTTGAAATTATTCTCGTCGACGACGGGAGCACCGATGGGAGCTATCAACGGATGGTCCGTCTCTCCGAAACCTACCCGCAGCTGGTTTTGATCAAATTCCGCAGTCGCCGCGGACAGACGGCGGCTTTTGATGCCGGCTTCCGCCTCGCCCGGGGGAAGGTCGTGATCACCATGGACGGCGATCTCCAGTACGATCCGGCCGACATCCTGAAAATGATTCCCTGTCTTGAATCGGCCGATGTGGTCTGCGGCTGGCGGGAGCAACGGGCGGACACGCTGGTCCGACGCGCCTCCTCCGTGATCGCAAACGCCATCCGAAACTGGTTGAGTCAGGAGCAGATCCTTGATGTGGGCTGCTCGCTTCGGGTCTTCAAACGGGAAAGCCTGAAATCGTTAAAACTCTACAATGGGATGCACCGGTTCCTTCCGACCCTTCTGAAGCTGGATGGATTCAAGGTGGTGGAGGTGCCGGTGCAGCATTTCCCCCGGCGGTACGGAAAGTCGAAATACAACATCCGCAATCGGGCCATCCGGTCGTTCGTCGATCTATTGGCCGTCCGGTGGATGAAGCACCGCTGGCTTTCGTACGAGATCGAGGAGGTCAGACAATGCGGTGGGACTTCTGGATCGCCTTAG
- a CDS encoding lipid-A-disaccharide synthase N-terminal domain-containing protein has translation MRWDFWIALGLVAQALFFSRFLIQWMVSEHRGMSVIPPAFWYLSLGGSFLLLAYAVHIKDPIFILGQATGSVVYIRNLVLIARNNAT, from the coding sequence ATGCGGTGGGACTTCTGGATCGCCTTAGGGTTGGTGGCCCAGGCACTTTTTTTCAGTCGATTCCTCATCCAGTGGATGGTCTCGGAACATCGCGGCATGAGCGTCATCCCCCCGGCCTTCTGGTATCTAAGCCTGGGAGGAAGCTTCCTGCTCCTCGCCTATGCCGTGCACATCAAGGACCCCATCTTTATTCTGGGACAGGCCACGGGCTCGGTTGTGTATATCCGGAACCTCGTGCTGATCGCCCGGAATAACGCCACCTGA
- a CDS encoding glycosyltransferase family 39 protein, whose product MFMEYFYLESAREMLDHGDWITPIFNETNRFDKPILFYWMVMLAFKVLGTGLGAGRLVSAVMALGVIGLTYGLGKSLYGIPAARWAVLVLITTPLFVLFARTAIPDLTLTFFLTLALFAFQRGVASSPPRRSWLYLFYAAAALATLTKGPLAILLLGLVIAGFFLAWKERPSLRALAPGSGIGIFLAIFLPWFVLIVMKHGQAYLDYIWSIQQKAAVGEARYAWHFYLRHFFWDFLPWSPLVAAGLGIFWRHRRDLTAEKQLPVPWLIFILVFFSLVSLKAIRYLLPLTPAFALLAGWFLARATGPSGTFEPKALRLVAWTTAGLGLLGGGLLAALLTSGGEWTDHVSGAAFIWPVLLGINAAAGLVAAARQSTHGQTFGIAGVAAVGLLAYFSLVPGLSGPSPAAALAGRINYERPPGTSLGVYRMEVNEWVYEVGPPVVSLTGPQDLERFQAAHPSALIVMTPADYEKAGAKRTVVAKAARPKRLRWKADASGPLLSRLEQDREDFYLTAGPVPVDR is encoded by the coding sequence ATGTTTATGGAATATTTCTACCTGGAATCGGCGCGCGAGATGCTGGATCACGGGGACTGGATCACCCCGATTTTCAACGAGACGAACCGCTTCGATAAACCGATCCTGTTTTACTGGATGGTGATGCTCGCCTTCAAAGTCCTGGGGACGGGCCTCGGGGCCGGGAGGCTCGTCTCGGCCGTTATGGCTTTGGGCGTCATCGGGCTGACCTACGGATTGGGGAAATCTCTCTATGGTATCCCCGCGGCCCGATGGGCCGTCCTCGTCCTGATTACGACGCCGCTGTTCGTCCTCTTCGCGCGGACGGCCATCCCGGACCTCACCCTCACTTTCTTCCTCACCCTGGCCTTGTTCGCCTTTCAACGCGGGGTCGCGTCCTCCCCGCCCCGGCGGAGTTGGCTTTACCTTTTTTACGCCGCCGCGGCCCTGGCCACCCTGACGAAAGGCCCCCTGGCCATCCTGCTCCTGGGCCTCGTGATCGCGGGATTCTTCCTGGCCTGGAAGGAGCGGCCCTCCCTCCGGGCGCTCGCACCCGGGTCCGGAATCGGGATTTTTCTGGCCATCTTCCTTCCCTGGTTCGTCCTGATCGTTATGAAGCACGGTCAGGCTTATCTGGACTATATATGGAGTATCCAGCAGAAAGCAGCCGTGGGCGAGGCGCGATATGCCTGGCACTTTTACCTTCGGCATTTCTTCTGGGATTTTTTGCCCTGGAGTCCCCTTGTGGCGGCCGGGTTGGGTATCTTCTGGAGACACCGGCGCGATCTGACCGCGGAAAAACAGCTTCCGGTTCCCTGGTTGATCTTCATCCTCGTCTTCTTCTCGCTCGTCAGTCTGAAAGCCATCCGTTACCTTCTGCCCCTAACGCCGGCCTTCGCGCTTCTGGCCGGATGGTTCCTGGCCCGGGCCACGGGACCTTCCGGGACGTTTGAACCAAAGGCCCTTCGACTTGTCGCTTGGACCACCGCCGGGCTCGGCCTTCTGGGCGGCGGTTTGCTCGCGGCACTGCTGACGTCCGGGGGGGAATGGACGGATCACGTTTCGGGCGCCGCATTTATCTGGCCCGTGTTGCTGGGGATCAACGCGGCCGCCGGGCTCGTCGCCGCGGCCCGCCAATCAACCCACGGACAGACCTTCGGAATTGCCGGCGTGGCGGCCGTGGGACTGCTGGCCTACTTCAGCCTCGTTCCCGGATTGAGCGGACCATCGCCGGCCGCCGCTCTGGCGGGACGGATCAATTACGAACGTCCGCCTGGAACGTCGTTGGGCGTCTACCGTATGGAGGTCAATGAATGGGTCTATGAAGTCGGCCCGCCGGTCGTGTCCTTGACGGGCCCGCAAGATCTCGAACGTTTTCAGGCGGCCCACCCTTCCGCGTTGATTGTGATGACCCCGGCAGACTATGAAAAGGCCGGGGCCAAACGGACGGTGGTGGCGAAGGCCGCCCGCCCCAAACGACTCCGCTGGAAGGCGGACGCCTCCGGACCCCTCTTAAGCCGGCTGGAACAGGACCGGGAAGATTTTTATTTGACCGCCGGTCCGGTTCCAGTCGATCGCTGA
- a CDS encoding TetR/AcrR family transcriptional regulator, with protein MRTPQMQSRAREKLLHAAQRLMLAKGYPATTIDEICTASRLTKGSFFHYFESKEDLGKALLDRYASSGQRTGWNAIPMNKRDPLERVYGYLDSSARLYQGRSGRNGCLLGHFAQELSDTHPAIRSLCAERFDEWAAMFKRALDEAKIKHRPKAALDTQGLAEHFIAVLEGSLILGKAHRDMRIVGKNLRRFKQYLKLVFQK; from the coding sequence ATGCGGACGCCCCAGATGCAATCCCGCGCCCGGGAAAAACTTCTCCACGCGGCCCAGAGGCTGATGCTGGCCAAAGGCTACCCCGCGACCACGATCGACGAGATCTGCACGGCGTCCCGGTTGACGAAAGGGAGCTTCTTTCATTATTTTGAAAGCAAGGAGGACCTGGGAAAGGCGCTCCTGGATCGCTACGCCTCCTCCGGCCAGCGGACCGGATGGAACGCTATCCCGATGAACAAACGCGATCCCCTGGAGCGGGTGTATGGCTACCTGGACTCCTCCGCCCGGCTCTATCAAGGCCGGTCCGGCCGGAACGGCTGTTTGTTGGGACACTTCGCCCAGGAGCTCTCGGATACGCATCCGGCGATCCGATCGTTGTGCGCCGAGCGCTTCGACGAGTGGGCCGCGATGTTTAAACGGGCCCTGGACGAGGCCAAGATAAAACATCGGCCCAAAGCGGCCCTGGACACCCAGGGCCTTGCCGAGCATTTCATCGCCGTGCTGGAGGGCTCGCTCATCCTGGGCAAGGCGCACCGGGATATGAGAATCGTCGGGAAAAATCTCCGCCGATTTAAGCAATATTTGAAACTGGTTTTTCAAAAATAA
- a CDS encoding trypsin-like peptidase domain-containing protein — MTSVLEWISQHKSNGGLETAERLPQEPSPVLADPLMDAYSRAVVGAAESVSPSVVNIEVHQTPKAGQLIDPRRPREARGTGSGFLFTQDGLILTNSHVVHRAAEIEVMLSDGRRFVADVVGDDPGTDLAVIRISAPNLVPTRLGDSKTIRPGQLAIAIGNPYGFQTTVTAGVVSALGRSLRSRSGRLIDDVIQTDAALNPGNSGGPLVNSRGEVIGVNTAVIMGAQGICFAIGIDTAKFIAARLIRDGRVRRGYIGVAGQNVPLHRRLVRFHNLPVENGVLVVSIEPASPARRAGLIEGDLIIGYDGQPIAGIDDLHKVLTEKQVGATAPLTILRRTEMISLDIIPEESKSAPES, encoded by the coding sequence ATGACATCCGTACTCGAATGGATCTCCCAACATAAATCGAACGGCGGCCTTGAGACCGCCGAAAGGCTTCCTCAGGAGCCGTCTCCCGTTTTGGCTGACCCCCTGATGGACGCCTACTCGCGGGCGGTCGTCGGTGCGGCCGAATCGGTCAGTCCATCGGTGGTCAATATCGAGGTGCATCAAACGCCCAAGGCCGGACAACTGATCGATCCCCGCCGTCCCCGAGAGGCCCGGGGCACCGGTTCCGGTTTCCTCTTTACACAGGACGGCCTGATCCTGACGAACAGCCACGTGGTGCATCGCGCGGCCGAAATCGAAGTAATGCTTTCGGACGGCCGGCGATTTGTGGCCGACGTTGTGGGCGACGATCCCGGAACGGATCTGGCCGTCATCCGGATCTCGGCCCCCAATCTGGTGCCCACCCGTCTCGGCGATTCCAAAACAATTCGGCCGGGCCAATTGGCGATCGCGATCGGCAATCCGTACGGCTTTCAGACCACCGTCACGGCCGGCGTCGTCAGCGCGCTCGGCCGATCGCTGCGGTCCCGATCCGGACGGCTGATCGACGACGTGATCCAAACGGACGCCGCGCTGAACCCGGGGAACTCGGGCGGTCCGCTCGTGAACTCGCGCGGCGAGGTGATCGGGGTGAACACGGCCGTGATCATGGGCGCCCAAGGGATCTGCTTCGCGATCGGAATCGACACGGCGAAGTTTATCGCGGCCCGTCTGATCAGGGACGGCCGGGTCCGCCGGGGCTACATCGGCGTGGCCGGCCAGAACGTCCCGTTGCACCGGCGTCTCGTGCGGTTTCACAACCTCCCGGTCGAAAACGGCGTGCTCGTGGTCTCGATCGAGCCGGCAAGCCCCGCCCGCCGGGCCGGTCTGATCGAGGGCGACCTGATCATCGGATACGATGGGCAGCCGATTGCCGGGATCGATGATCTGCACAAGGTCCTGACCGAAAAACAGGTCGGCGCCACGGCACCCTTGACGATTCTCCGTCGGACCGAAATGATCTCCCTCGACATCATTCCGGAAGAATCCAAATCCGCGCCGGAATCATGA